A genomic window from Zootoca vivipara chromosome Z, rZooViv1.1, whole genome shotgun sequence includes:
- the LOC118084327 gene encoding mitochondrial fission factor isoform X2 — protein MWPIWSMQLEKTSCDLGFTEAINKRMQVPSRLKVAEDPSAGDLQGVTTKDCPPSYQMHIPDRILLADMTTNAAFQPYFLSQLSHQPPPLEEPLLEPAIHPAIYGEHPFLTFISGPGSPRPKRLAHQSRARKERALAKNPHLGLGTLDQRQDCSLERSVASESSPEDFGTTEVLAMRKQLMKISGRLQRLEKQRVGWHQKELLFYSVLASSCLLNMWLWNKR, from the exons ATGTGGCCCATTTGGAGCATGCAGCTGGAGAAGACTTCCTGCGACCTGGGCTTCACCGAAGCTATAAACAAAAGGATGCAAGTCCCCAGCCGGCTGAAGGTGGCAGAGGACCCCAGTGCAGGAGACCTACAGGGGGTGACCACGAAGGACTGCCCCCCATCCTACCAGATGCACATCCCTGACAGGATCCTGTTGGCAG ATATGACAACGAATGCTGCTTTCCAGCCTTACTTCCTAAGCCAGCTGTCGCACCAGCCCCCGCCTCTTGAGGAGCCCCTGCTGGAGCCAGCCATCCATCCAGCCATTTACGGAGAGCACCCCTTCCTCACCTTCATCTCTGGACCTGGATCCCCAAGACCCAAACGGCTG GCACATCAAAGCAGGGCCAGAAAGGAGAGGGCGCTGGCGAAGAATCCTCATCTGGGCTTGGGAACTCTTGACCAGAGGCAAGACTG TTCCCTGGAGAGAAGTGTGGCCTCAGAGAGCTCCCCGGAGGACTTTGGCACCACAGAGGTTCTGGCAATGAGGAAGCAg CTgatgaagatctcagggcggcttCAGCGCCTGGAGAAGCAGCGTGTGGGCTGGCACCAGAAGGAGCTGCTGTTCTACTCTGtgctggcctcttcctgccttctCAACATGTGGCTTTGGAACAAAAGATGA
- the CNGA2 gene encoding cyclic nucleotide-gated olfactory channel → MMEKTNGLKASPANHQPQEPMKTTSNGDPERKELSNHSRVPSVNDDTSSELQRVAALDNVDEKSKKTGGLSRIARLVMVIRGWINKSLKEEEERTDSFLERFRGPDVKTLAVAAARGDGFDTHDRKTKKKWKVFVLNPAGDWYYRWLMVIAVPVLYNWCTLVARACFNDLQRKYWIWWLVLDYLADSIYITDIVIRFHTGFLEQGLLVKDLKKLRDKYIATMQFKLDVLSVLPTDFAYFAVGLNRPELRFNRLLHFPRMFEFFDRTETRTSYPNIFRICNLVMYILVIIHWNACIYYAISKAIGFGEDTWVYPNISDPEFGYLTREYIYCLYWSTLTLTTIGETPPPVRDEEYLFVIFDFLIGVLIFATIVGNVGSMISNMNATRAEFQAKIDAVKHYMQFRKVSKDMEAKVIKWFDYLWTNKKTVEEWEVLKNLPDKLRAEIAINVHLETLKKVRIFQDCEAGLLVELVLKLRPQVFSPGDYICRKGDIGKEMYIIKEGKLAVVADDGVTQYAMLTSGCCFGEISILNIKGSKMGNRRTANIRSIGYSDLFCLSKEDLMEAVTEYPDAKKVLEERGREILTKEGLLDEETAAEGMESMDVGQKLSRLEASLDMLNARFSRLLAEYDAAQMKLKQRVTSLETKVKQDQQDDFFSDDSISPSTEEGKAKP, encoded by the exons ATGATGGAGAAAACCAACGGTCTAAAGGCTTCCCCTGCCAACCACCAGCCACAGGAACCCATGAAAACTACTTCCAATGGGGATCCAGAGAGAAAGGAGCTCAGCAACCACAGCAG AGTGCCGTCAGTCAATGATGACACGTCCTCAGAACTGCAGCGTGTTGCCGCCTTGGATAATGTGGATGAGAAATCCAAGAAGACAGGGGGCCTCTCCAG GATAGCCCGCCTGGTGATGGTTATCCGGGGCTGGATCAATAAAAGcttgaaagaagaagaggagcggACAGACTCCTTCCTGGAACGATTTCGAGGGCCAGATGTCAAGACTTTGGCAGTAGCTGCAGCAAGGGGTGATGGGTTTGATACCCATGACAGAAAGACAAA GAAGAAATGGAAAGTCTTTGTGTTGAATCCCGCAGGGGACTGGTATTATCGATGGCTTATGGTCATTGCAGTGCCAGTCCTGTATAACTGGTGCACGTTGGTCGCACG GGCCTGTTTCAACGACCTTCAAAGGAAGTACTGGATCTGGTGGCTAGTTCTAGACTACCTCGCAGATAGCATCTACATCACAGACATTGTCATCCGCTTTCACACAG GTTTCCTGGAGCAGGGATTACTCGTCAAGGACCTCAAGAAGCTGCGTGATAAGTACATTGCCACCATGCAGTTCAAGCTGGATGTCCTCTCTGTTTTGCCCACTGACTTTGCCTACTTTGCCGTCGGCTTAAACCGCCCCGAGTTGCGCTTCAACCGGCTGCTGCATTTCCCCCGCATGTTTGAGTTCTTTGACCGGACAGAGACACGGACCAGCTACCCAAACATCTTCCGAATCTGCAACCTGGTGATGTACATCTTGGTCATCATCCACTGGAATGCCTGCATTTACTATGCTATCTCTAAGGCCATTGGCTTTGGAGAGGACACCTGGGTGTATCCCAACATCTCAGACCCAGAGTTTGGTTATTTGACAAGGGAGTACATCTACTGCCTCTATTGGTCCACACTGACTTTGACTACCATCGGGGAGACCCCTCCGCCTGTACGTGATGAAGAGTATCTCTTCGTCATCTTTGACTTCCTGATTGGTGTCCTCATCTTTGCTACCATTGTGGGAAATGTGGGCTCCATGATCTCCAACATGAACGCCACCAGGGCAGAGTTTCAGGCCAAGATTGATGCAGTCAAGCATTACATGCAGTTCCGCAAAGTGAGCAAGGACATGGAGGCCAAGGTGATCAAGTGGTTTGACTACCTCTGGACCAATAAGAAAACTGTGGAGGAGTGGGAGGTCCTGAAGAACCTGCCTGACAAGCTGCGGGCAGAGATAGCCATCAACGTTCACCTGGAGACGCTGAAGAAAGTGAGGATCTTCCAGGACTGTGAGGCTGGGCTTCTGGTGGAGCTGGTGCTCAAGCTCCGCCCCCAGGTATTCAGCCCTGGAGACTATATTTGCCGGAAGGGGGACATTGGCAAGGAGATGTATATCATCAAGGAAGGGAAGCTGGCTGTTGTGGCAGATGATGGCGTGACACAGTATGCTATGCTCACATCAGGCTGCTGCTTTGGGGAGATCAGCATCCTCAACATCAAAGGAAGCAAAATGGGGAACCGGAGGACGGCAAATATCCGGAGCATTGGCTATTCCGATCTCTTCTGCCTGTCTAAGGAGGACCTCATGGAAGCAGTGACAGAGTATCCAGATGCCAAGAAAGTCCTGGAGGAGCGTGGACGAGAGATCCTCACCAAAGAAGGTCTGTTAGATGAAGAAACTGCAGCAGAGGGCATGGAAAGTATGGATGTGGGGCAAAAGCTGAGCAGGCTGGAGGCCAGCTTGGACATGCTGAATGCCCGGTTCTCCCGCCTCCTGGCTGAGTATGATGCTGCCCAGATGAAGCTCAAGCAGCGTGTCACCTCCCTGGAGACCAAAGTGAAGCAAGACCAGCAGGATGACTTCTTCTCTGATGATTCCATTAGCCCATCCACAGAAGAGGGGAAAGCCAAACCTTAA
- the LOC118084327 gene encoding mitochondrial fission factor homolog A isoform X1, translated as MWPIWSMQLEKTSCDLGFTEAINKRMQVPSRLKVAEDPSAGDLQGVTTKDCPPSYQMHIPDRILLADMTTNAAFQPYFLSQLSHQPPPLEEPLLEPAIHPAIYGEHPFLTFISGPGSPRPKRLAHQSRARKERALAKNPHLGLGTLDQRQDWQKPSVPPPASSTPQLPLFPLEGRIYSLQNVLQVLWFLGHQMFQMFCKPGQAQCSSLERSVASESSPEDFGTTEVLAMRKQLMKISGRLQRLEKQRVGWHQKELLFYSVLASSCLLNMWLWNKR; from the exons ATGTGGCCCATTTGGAGCATGCAGCTGGAGAAGACTTCCTGCGACCTGGGCTTCACCGAAGCTATAAACAAAAGGATGCAAGTCCCCAGCCGGCTGAAGGTGGCAGAGGACCCCAGTGCAGGAGACCTACAGGGGGTGACCACGAAGGACTGCCCCCCATCCTACCAGATGCACATCCCTGACAGGATCCTGTTGGCAG ATATGACAACGAATGCTGCTTTCCAGCCTTACTTCCTAAGCCAGCTGTCGCACCAGCCCCCGCCTCTTGAGGAGCCCCTGCTGGAGCCAGCCATCCATCCAGCCATTTACGGAGAGCACCCCTTCCTCACCTTCATCTCTGGACCTGGATCCCCAAGACCCAAACGGCTG GCACATCAAAGCAGGGCCAGAAAGGAGAGGGCGCTGGCGAAGAATCCTCATCTGGGCTTGGGAACTCTTGACCAGAGGCAAGACTG GCAGAAGCCAAGTGTAccaccccctgcctcctccaccccccagcttcctctgttcccttTGGAGGGCAGGATCTACTCCCTGCAGAATGTCCTTCAAGTGCTGTGGTTCCTGGGGCACCAGatgttccagatgttttgcaagcCTGGCCAAGCCCAATGCAG TTCCCTGGAGAGAAGTGTGGCCTCAGAGAGCTCCCCGGAGGACTTTGGCACCACAGAGGTTCTGGCAATGAGGAAGCAg CTgatgaagatctcagggcggcttCAGCGCCTGGAGAAGCAGCGTGTGGGCTGGCACCAGAAGGAGCTGCTGTTCTACTCTGtgctggcctcttcctgccttctCAACATGTGGCTTTGGAACAAAAGATGA